The following nucleotide sequence is from Streptomyces sp. NBC_00237.
ACCGTCGTCCAGGGCCGCACCGACACGACCGTTCCGCACGAGGTGTCGGAGGCGTACGCGGAGGCGGCGGCGAAGGCGGGCGAGGTCGTCGGACTGACGCTCCTGGAGGACGTGGGCCACTTCCCGCTGATCGACCCGGCGGCGGACGCGTGTGCGGTGGTGGCGGAGGAGATCGCGCAACTCGCCTACTGAGGCTCTGCATCGCGGACCCTGCCTGTCCGCACGTCAGGTGCGGGCCGGAGCGAGGGGCCGGGTGGTGGGCCGTGTAGTACCTGAGGGGGACCCCGAAGGTCGGAGCCCCGGGGGACGACCTGGGGCGTTCCCCGTCCTACCGTGGGAAACGTGAACCAGAAATCCAGCAGCCGAAGCCCGGAATTCCGCCTCGCCGCGACGGCGCTGCGGGGACTGCGCGAGGACCTCCTGCGTGCCCCGCTGGCCTTCCGGCCGCTCCCGCCCCTGCGCACGGACGGTCCCGGGTGGGCCCGTGTGCCGGAGCGGATACGGGCCGTGGCGACCTGGTCGGTGCACGTGTTGGTCCTGGTGCTGGCCGTCATCACCTTCGCCATCGGCTACTCGACCGACTCCGACGTGGAGGCGCAGTTCTTCATCGGCGTCTTCTCGGCGGTGCCGGTCGCGCTCAGCCTGATCCGGCCGGTGCTCGCCTGGTGGGCGTGTCTGATCATGGCTCCGGTCACCGGCAACATCGGGGCGTTCGACTCGGGGTATCCGTGGCCGCCCGGCTCCATCGCCGCGATGCTCGTGGTGATGACGGTGGTCGCGGCCAGGACCCGGCCCCGGGCGGCGGCCTGGATGTGGAGCCTCGCGGCGGTGTACGTGGGGCTGACCACGATGATGCTGTCGGAGGACGTGCAGGTCATCTACAACGGGCCCGCGTTCCTGCTCGCCGTGGGCCTGCCCCTCCTCCTGGTCTCCTTCCTCCACGTCCGCCGGACGGCCGAGCGCGAGATCGTCGCCCAGCAGCGAGAGATCGTCGCCCAGAGGACCGTCACCGCCGTCGAGCGCGACCGGCGCACGCTGCTCGAAGAGCGCACCAACATCGCCCGTGAGCTGCACGACGTCGTCGCCCACCACATGTCGGTCGTCGCCATCCAGGCCGAAGCCGCCCCGTACCGGGTGGAGAATCCGCCGCCCGAGCTGGAGCAGGCGTTCGCCACGATCCGGGAGAACGCGGTGGCGGCCCTCACCGAACTGCGCCGCGTACTGGGAGTCGTACGGGCGGAGGACTACGAGGCCCCCGACGCCCCGCAGCCACAGCTCTCCGACCTGCCGCGCCTGCTGTCGAACGTCCAGGAGACCGGTCTTTCGGTCGAGCTGGCCACCACCGGTGCGGTCCGCGCGCTTCCGCAGGGCGTGGAGCTGTCGGCGTACCGCATCGTCCAGGAGGCCCTGAGCAACGTGCTGCGACACGCGCCGGGCGCGGCGGCCAGGGTCGAGGTGAGCCACGTCCTGGGCGGCCTGGGCCTGCGGGTGGTCAACGAACCCGGCACGGCCGACGCCCCGCCGTCGCCCGGCGCCGGGCACGGGCTGACCGGGATGCGGGAGCGGGTGCAGATGCTGGACGGCGAGATGACGGCGGAGCCGACGGCAGGAGGGGGCTTCGAGGTGACGGTGTTCGTGCCGGTGGCGGCAGGGACCGTGGGTGCGGGGGCCGTGGCTTCGGTGCCCGCGACGTCGTCGGTGGCTTCGGGGGCGGTGGAGGACACCGTTCCGGTGCCCGCCCAGGGGTGCGCCGTCGAGGACGCCGTACCGTCGATGCTCCGCAAGGAGCCCGCCGAGCCGCACCCGGAGTCCGCCGCATGACCACCGCGCACGCCCCGTCCGCTGCCCCCGCCGACCCCATCCGGGTGCTGATCGTCGACGACCAGATGATGGTCAGGGAAGGGTTCTCCGTCCTGCTCAACGCGATGCCCGGCATCGAGGTCGTCGGTGAGGCCGTCGACGGGCGGCAGGCGATCGCGCAGACGGCGGCGCTGCACCCGGACGTCGTCCTGATGGACATCCGGATGCCCGAGCTGAACGGCATCGAGGCCACCCGCGAGATCGTCGCCGCGAACGGGGACGCGAAGGTGCTGGTCCTCACCACCTTCGACCTCGACGAGTACGTCTACCAGGCGCTGCGCGCGGGGGCCTCCGGCTTTCTGCTGAAGGACGCGTCCGCCCGCCAGCTCGCCGAGGGCGTACGGGTGGTGGCGCGCGGCGAGGCGCTGCTCGCCCCGGCGGTCACGAAGCGGCTGATCGCCGAGTTCTCCAAGCTGACCGAGTCGTCGTCGGCCCGTCGGCCCGTCGGGCCCGACCAGATAGGCGACCTCACGGAACGCGAGACCGAGGTCCTCGTCCTGATCGCGAACGGGCTCTCCAACGGGGAGATCGCCTCCCGGCTGGTCGTCGCCGAGTCCACGATCAAGACGCACGTGAGCCGGGTGCTGGTGAAGCTGGGTCTGCGGGACCGGACACAGGCGGCGGTGTTCGCGTACGAGGCGAGGCTGGTGACGCCGGGGTAGGGGGCTGATCACCCGGATGGGTGAAGATCCCCCGATGCCGCTCGGCGCTGCTCCGGTCCCGCCACACTGGTGCCCGCACAGAAGGGGGTGCAGCATGACGGTTATGGCAGAGCGCGCAGTGCAGATGTCTCCGGAGGAGTTCGAGGGGATCGCCAAGACCCTGGAGAGGGAGACCGACGCCGTCAGGTTGGAATTCATCAACGGGCGGATCGGATTCAGAAGCATGCCGGATGGGGACCACAACGAGATCGTCGAGTGGCTGAGGGCTGTATGCATGCAGCATAAACCCGGGTGGGCGTTGTACGGACCGGATCAGGGACTCAAGGTCGGGTCCTACCGGAAGGGAAGGGTCCGGCCTGATGGATCGCTCGCGCCGAGGAAGAACTTCGCAGGCCACGGAGACTGGGCCGATCCGGCAGGCGTGCTGATGACGGTCGAGGTCACCTCGTACGACTCGGACACCAACAATCGGGACCGAGTCGAAAAGCCCGCAGCCTACGCCGCAGCGGGTATCCCGGTGTATCTGCTGATCGACCGGGACTCCTGCAAGGTGTCTGTGTTCAGCAGGCCCGATCAGGAAAGTGGAAAGTACAGGGACGTACACAGCGTTGCCTTCGGCTTGCCGATCACGATCCCCGAGCCTGTGGGCATCGAGCTCGACACCGAGGAACTCAAGGATTACGTCCGCTGACGCACCTATCCCTTGCGATCATGCACCCATGACCACCCTCAACGACCGCACCTCCCTCCTCGCCGAAGCCATAGCCCTGCGCACCGCCGACCGCACCGAGGAAGCCCGCACCCGCCTCCTCTCCCTCTCCGAGCGTTTCCCCGCCGACGCGGAGATCGCGTACCAGACCGCATGGGCCCACGACCGGCTCGGGCTCGAAGCGGAGGCGGTGCCGTTCTACGAGAGCGCGCTCGCCGGGACCCTGACCCCGGCCGACCGCAAGGGCGCGCTCCTCGGCCTCGGCAGCACCTACCGGATCCTCGGCCGGTACGAGGACGCCGTGCGGACCCTGCGCACCGGGGCGGCGGAGTTCCCCGAGGACGGCGCGCTGAGGACCTTCCTCTCCATGGCCCTGTTCAACACGGGCGAGGCGCACGAAGGCATGCGGCTCCTGCTGCGCCTCCTCGCCGAAACCAGCGACGACGCCTCCGTGCGGCAGTACCGGGCGGCCATCGAGTACTACGCGAAGGACCTCACGGCCACCGAGTGATGCGGCCCGCCCCGGCCTACCCGTGCAACCTCCGCAACACCCGGAACGCCAGCCACACCGCCCCCGCCCCCAGCACCACCACGATCCCCGTCTCCACCAGCTGGAGCGGCCAGAAGTGGGACTCCGGGTGCACGTCCGAGTAGTGCTCGACGGCCCCCCGCGCCGCCATGCACGTCTTCGGGTCGGGGTACGCCGTCGACGCCGCTTCGGTCCAGCAGTGCTCCCAGTCCAGCCGCCGCCCCGACTCGGTGAGCATCCCGTAGGACGTCTCCCACTGGGAGGGGACGATCCCCATCACGGACGAGGGCCCCTCCCTGCGCGCCAGCGTCACCACGGGCCACAGGTACTCCCGTATGCGCCCCAGCGCCAGCAGCACGCCGCCCGTCACCACCACGGTCACCCCCATCGCCACCACCGTGCGCCGCACCAACAGCGCGGCGAGCGCCCCGAAGGCCACCCCGAGGAGCGCGTACGCGGTCCCGGCGATGCCGGACGCCGCATAGCTGTGGGCCTGGTGCCACTGGAAGGGAGCCGCTTCGAAAGCACCGAGCCCCACCCGGTACGTCACCCCCAGCAGCACCCACCCCGCCACCGCGAGCCCCGCCGCCACCCCCAGCTTCGCGACCAGCCACCGCGCCGGGGACACCCCCTGCGCCCAGGCCAGTTTGTACGTCCCCGACTCCAGCTCCCGCGCGACCATGGGCCCCGCCACGAACGCGCCCAGCAGCATCGGCCCCACCAGCGCCACGAAGGCGACGTCCTCCGTGAGGCTCCGCATCCGCGTCCTGAGCGGCGAGCCGTCCTCCACTCCCACCCAGCGCATCATCACCGCCGCCACCAGCGCCAGCCCGAGCAGCACTCCGGCCACCTGGATCGCGCGCCGGTGCTGCCGCAGCACCACGCGGACCGCCCCCCGCCGCAGGTTCCCGGGGCGTGTCCGGGGGGCCTGCGGCGAGGCCGGCAGCGTACTCGTGTCCGTACTCATGAAGCGTCTCCCCGTGCTGCGCGGTGAAGGAGCAGGAAGGCAGCCGCGGCCGCCACGGCCGTGCCCGCCAACAGCGGTACGGTCAGGGTGAGTTGCGCGTCGAACGTGTCGTACGGCTGGGACCCGCCCGCCATCAGCGTGACCCCCAGCACCAGCCCCGCGAGGGCCATCGCCGCAGTCGTACGGCGTACCAGCAGCCCGCACAGCGCCCCGAAGGCCACCGCGAAGAGCGTGTACGCGACGGGCGCGGGCCCGATCGGCAGCGCCGCGTCCCGCAGTGCCCCCATCACCCCCGCCATCGGAAGCGTGAGCGCGAGCAGCACCCCGACCGGCACCAGCAGCTTCGCCGCCAGCCAGCGCGCCGGGGTGACGCCCTGCGTCCAGGCCAGCTTGTACGTCCCCGAGGCCAGCTCCTCGGCGACCATCGGCCCCGCCACCAGCACCCCGCCGAACAGCGGCAGCCCCAGCGACACCACGTCCCCGACGGCGAAGGTCCACCCCTGCCGCGCCTCCTGTGCCCCGGACCACACCGTCGCGGCCAGCGGCAGCACCGAGCCGAGAGCGGCCAGGACCAGAGCGGTCCGCAGGGCGGCCCGGTGCTGTCGCAGTACGTATCGGTAGGGGACAGCCCTCGCCTGCGTCACGCCCCTCGAAAGCGCCACGGCCATGCTCACGACGCCCCCGCATGCTTGCCCCGCAGCACCCGGAAGGCGACGGCGACCGCTATGCCCGCCGCCACCAACAGCAGTCCGGACTCGACGAGTTGGAGCGGCCAGAAGTGACCCTCGCGGTGCACGTCCATGAAGTACTGGACCCCGCCCTGGTCGATCATGCACTCCTCCGACGACTTGCCGCCGCCCGTCTGCGCCAGGCACTCCCGGGGCAGGACGCGCTCCCCGGAAGCGGTCAGCATGCCGTCCTCGACGACCCGCACGCCCGGGGTGTACATGTCCTCGTACATCGGCTGCTTCGACACCAGGGTCTCGACCGGCCACAGCTTCTCCCGCAGCAGCTCGGAGAAGGCGAACTGGACGGTGAGCACCGAAACCCCGGTGAACGCCATCGCGGTCACCGTCCTGCGCATCAGCAACCCGACCAGCGTGCCGACCCCGACGGCCAGCGCGGACTGCGCGACCTGCACGGGACCGAGCAGCTCGTACGCGGGCCCGTCCCAGGCCAGATGCATCGTGGCGCGCTCCGTCAGGCTGCCCACGGTCAACCGGAACAGCACCACCAGCACCGCCGACCCGCCCAGCGTCACCGCCGTCGCCAGCGCGAGCTTCGTGGCGAGCCACCGCACGGGGGACACGGACTGCGTCCACAGCCAGGTGTACGTCCCCGACTCCAGCTCCCGCGCGACCAGCGGCCCCGCGACGAACGCCCCG
It contains:
- a CDS encoding sensor histidine kinase, translated to MNQKSSSRSPEFRLAATALRGLREDLLRAPLAFRPLPPLRTDGPGWARVPERIRAVATWSVHVLVLVLAVITFAIGYSTDSDVEAQFFIGVFSAVPVALSLIRPVLAWWACLIMAPVTGNIGAFDSGYPWPPGSIAAMLVVMTVVAARTRPRAAAWMWSLAAVYVGLTTMMLSEDVQVIYNGPAFLLAVGLPLLLVSFLHVRRTAEREIVAQQREIVAQRTVTAVERDRRTLLEERTNIARELHDVVAHHMSVVAIQAEAAPYRVENPPPELEQAFATIRENAVAALTELRRVLGVVRAEDYEAPDAPQPQLSDLPRLLSNVQETGLSVELATTGAVRALPQGVELSAYRIVQEALSNVLRHAPGAAARVEVSHVLGGLGLRVVNEPGTADAPPSPGAGHGLTGMRERVQMLDGEMTAEPTAGGGFEVTVFVPVAAGTVGAGAVASVPATSSVASGAVEDTVPVPAQGCAVEDAVPSMLRKEPAEPHPESAA
- a CDS encoding response regulator transcription factor produces the protein MTTAHAPSAAPADPIRVLIVDDQMMVREGFSVLLNAMPGIEVVGEAVDGRQAIAQTAALHPDVVLMDIRMPELNGIEATREIVAANGDAKVLVLTTFDLDEYVYQALRAGASGFLLKDASARQLAEGVRVVARGEALLAPAVTKRLIAEFSKLTESSSARRPVGPDQIGDLTERETEVLVLIANGLSNGEIASRLVVAESTIKTHVSRVLVKLGLRDRTQAAVFAYEARLVTPG
- a CDS encoding Uma2 family endonuclease encodes the protein MTVMAERAVQMSPEEFEGIAKTLERETDAVRLEFINGRIGFRSMPDGDHNEIVEWLRAVCMQHKPGWALYGPDQGLKVGSYRKGRVRPDGSLAPRKNFAGHGDWADPAGVLMTVEVTSYDSDTNNRDRVEKPAAYAAAGIPVYLLIDRDSCKVSVFSRPDQESGKYRDVHSVAFGLPITIPEPVGIELDTEELKDYVR
- a CDS encoding tetratricopeptide repeat protein; translated protein: MTTLNDRTSLLAEAIALRTADRTEEARTRLLSLSERFPADAEIAYQTAWAHDRLGLEAEAVPFYESALAGTLTPADRKGALLGLGSTYRILGRYEDAVRTLRTGAAEFPEDGALRTFLSMALFNTGEAHEGMRLLLRLLAETSDDASVRQYRAAIEYYAKDLTATE
- a CDS encoding ABC transporter permease, which produces MSTDTSTLPASPQAPRTRPGNLRRGAVRVVLRQHRRAIQVAGVLLGLALVAAVMMRWVGVEDGSPLRTRMRSLTEDVAFVALVGPMLLGAFVAGPMVARELESGTYKLAWAQGVSPARWLVAKLGVAAGLAVAGWVLLGVTYRVGLGAFEAAPFQWHQAHSYAASGIAGTAYALLGVAFGALAALLVRRTVVAMGVTVVVTGGVLLALGRIREYLWPVVTLARREGPSSVMGIVPSQWETSYGMLTESGRRLDWEHCWTEAASTAYPDPKTCMAARGAVEHYSDVHPESHFWPLQLVETGIVVVLGAGAVWLAFRVLRRLHG
- a CDS encoding ABC transporter permease, coding for MSAVSLMSRMPRAARLSGPRWVTARQHRFTARVFCGALAVAALGVAVFLVVTALVDPKGAFARDADTGMGMLLQRALFVTGLLPALIGAFVAGPLVARELESGTYTWLWTQSVSPVRWLATKLALATAVTLGGSAVLVVLFRLTVGSLTERATMHLAWDGPAYELLGPVQVAQSALAVGVGTLVGLLMRRTVTAMAFTGVSVLTVQFAFSELLREKLWPVETLVSKQPMYEDMYTPGVRVVEDGMLTASGERVLPRECLAQTGGGKSSEECMIDQGGVQYFMDVHREGHFWPLQLVESGLLLVAAGIAVAVAFRVLRGKHAGAS